One Ctenopharyngodon idella isolate HZGC_01 chromosome 3, HZGC01, whole genome shotgun sequence genomic window, tatgtgtatatgtgtatatgtgtatatgtgtatgtgtatatgtgtatgtgtatatgtgtatatgtgtgtatatgtgtatatgtgtgtatatgtgtatatgtgtgtatatgtgtatatgtgtatatatgtgtatatgtgtatatatatatatatatatatatatatatatgtgtatatatatatatatatgtatatgtgtatatgtatgtatatgtatgtatatgtatgtatatgtgtgtatatatgtatatgtgtatatatgtatatgtgtatatatgtgtatatgtatatgtgtatatatgtgtatatgtatatgtgtatgtgtatatgtatatgtgtatatgtatatgtgtatatgtgtgtatatgtgtatatgtgtgtatatgtgtatatgtgtgtatgtgtgtatatgtgtgtatatgtgtatatgtgtgtatatgtgtatatgtgtatatatgtgtatatgtgtatatatatgtgtatatgtgtatatatatgtgtatatgtgtatatatatatatatatatatatatatatatatatatatatatatatatatattcaagttCACACAACTACATTTTCACGACGTCATATACATCCTCACGCTATCAGTGAATGGGCACGGAATAAACTCATAACACATAATTAATGAATAAAGGATAACATGAAACACATACAGTAACACTACTTATGTTCGTCCGCCGGCGGGAAACATGACCACAGATCCATCAGAGATGCAGCTCAATGAAAACGTGAATTGTGCACagtaagtcttttttttttttttttttttttttacatttgctaACTACCAAATCAGTCGTGATGAGAAACCGCTATATCACGAAACGTTAGTGTGGACGGATATTAGTTTCTGTTAGTAATCAATAACGTACTCCTAGATGACCAATACTAGCTTTGTTGTTGCCTGATACATGATAATAATCTGTACAATATTGTGATCTGAGCACAGTGTTGCATATCGTTAGCTATAAGCTAACACCTGTCTCTGCCCTGTTCTCCACTGGTTCTCCTCACACAACAGCTCAATTTGTCTCTTTTGACTGTTATTCTGTCTAATCCTGGCCTGTCCTGCTCTCTTGGCCGCATAGCAGGCTAACTGTATGGCTGTGGTTTGTTATACGAGtatgaataaacatttacaatttcctcAGCGTCCGAACTGTCATTGCGATCCATTGTTTTCCTATTGTTTATACTGATCGCACTCCCTCCCGTTCCGTCACTTCCGATTTGGCATTTTTCAGATGCGGAAGTAAAATTTTCTCACAAAAAACGACTCTAGAAGCCTAAGTAGCGTATTTATACgtgttttaaagaaaatctgTTTCCTACATTATTTTTCTATACATTGAATCGCTGAAGCTCTAACCTGCAATATGCCCTTTAAGTGATGTGTGATCCAAAAATCACACATGAGTACCAATTCCTATTTTACTTCACGTCCTTGGATGGGcaaaagtaaaaatcactacaccagtaattaatttgtgtcgggtgtgcaaataacaacaCACAAAATCAAACGGGACtccatacctttataatgaaatagcgattgcaagatgaatccaatccgtgGCACTTaattgggtaaaatgtccatgagtgtccattgcaaaacaaaatcagtactttttgtccacaaaataagcattaaatccatgaaatattgatatattatccattatttgcatcacatttcttctgaatgatctgctctccatcatcttCTTCAAGAAATTTTGCaacctgagcagcgtttatgttgtaaaactgtatatgatcgtaTATATCAAACAAATGAGCACgtgtccaaagtataattttttcaaaatttttcaaaaactaaataatttagttataatatccaagcagtgctgtcggagTTTGTGGTGTCCTGAGaggcatattctccagccaTAGTCATAGTAAATCTCacgaacaaaacttttagctaatgccaagacgatccaacaacgtgtgttctgtttatcttccgcatgcgAGCACATCTACACAGACGCACATCTGTCTCGAGTCTCAATCATTAACGAGTCTCAATCATtagccatattattttataattgtataaaataatcctgaaaaaaagcacaaatatggCAGAGATGCCGaattcagcggctggaattagaGGTAACGAGACagctcacagacagcagtgcaatccacctgtcactcaagtgaccacgcccttaattatgcagaactttaaggcttaatataatttaaacagatgagttataaaataaattcacaCCCCTCAGaattgtcatgaagggcaaaattagctgtatagaccaaaaccacaatttgtaccaggatgtaaacatgtttttttttctgctgtaaaattggctattttaacatgtgggtcaatgagattctgctctcttttggagcctgtccctagcggccagtcgattgGCTTCACGAGAAACTGGGGAAGGTTGCCGCTTGGTTTGTATTTGATAAAGAGCGGGAGAATGATGGTATGCGTTCCATAGACAGTAAAACATGCAAATTCACATGCATGTTTCCAGTAGCATACAGAATACACCCATAGcttacagacacacactcaatCACTTAATTATTCACTCTTCTGTGGCTACCTGgaaaacacacaatcacacaatcTTTTACACACCCCTGCTTTTGTTAAGatactttgtcttttttttttctactgtaaCAAACATACACCCTCTTTTATGTAGTTTACAAGTTTCTAATTATGTTAAAAAACACAACtaaacagttcattttctgttcAATTTAAAAGTGTGTGCAGTGTTAATGATAACTATCTTTTTCCATGTGCAATATATAGTCACTGACATTTTCTTAATATGTTTTCTTCTCAGACCTGGGCGTGTTGACCAGTTTCATCAGACCTCTTTCCAGATCTATCCAAAGTTGGTGTAATGTAATCTTTTCTaaaggttaaaggattagttcacttttaaataaaattttcctgataatttactcacccccatgtcatccaagatgtttatgtctttctttcttcagtcgaaaagaactgtaaggtttttgatgaaaacattccaggattattctccttatagtggacttcaatggcctccaaatggttgaaaGTCAAAaatatagtttcagtgcagcttcaaagggctttagacgataccagacaaggaatatctagtatctagtgaaacgatcggccatttttgaaaaaaatgtaaatgctttatataaacaaatgatctccttccaagtggttccgccaaaaccgcactttcgtattcttcaaaaagattacgctgtatgtcctacccccttccctattctacttacagaAAAAATAGAACTggcgagtaaattatcaggaagtttttatttgaaagtgaactaatcctttaatttacaGTTTCTCTTATTGGACTGTACAATTTACACTTTTCACTTTGacattgtttttcattgtttttttgctgtttggcttcaaaaataaatattctcattatttacttaccctgATGCCATCCAATGGTGTATATGACTTACTTTATcagaacacaaaagcatttttttaatcgGGAGGAAATTCAAGCTTTGTAGGATCCATACAATGCAAGAAAGTGGCTTCCACCATTGTGATTAAAGAAACAAATCAATAAGTAAAACATtctttaaactttaaatgaGTGCTTCTCACCAGGGCTCTGATACTGattctaaaaatgtttgtgttctgCTGAAGAAAGGCAGTTGTGGGATAGCTGGGATGGCATCAGGGTAAAtgaaaaatgatcatttaatttttgaacaaattcCAAAAGATTTGTGTTGGTTAAAGCAAGTGCTATTTTCccttttcttaaagggttagttcaccccaaaataaaatttctgtcattaattacacaccctcatgtcgttccataccctAAACCGcccgattcatatggattagttttccgatctctttatgaagtttttgaagcatcaaagtggtagttacaaaggcagtcaatggatgGAAATCTggcagcattctgtcatcaaaaagatcttaatttgtgttcggaagatgaacgaaagccttacgggtttggaatgacatgagggtgagtaattaatgacagaattttaattttggggtgaactaaccctttaacttattgtttgtatttatgcTGATAATCAGTTTGAGCCAATTTGTCAATGCCTATTTTTTgcctgttttaataaatagcaaATGATGCACCATAATctatttcttctttatttattttctctccATCTAGTGAAAAATAGTTTGACATGTCTGTTTGCATTATATACTACATATACTAGAGATGTGTTAATTATGTATTGTTtctatattgttttaatttttctgtattgtaTAATTATAGCTGTAACCATTGCtgcaagtacaatgtaaaacagtATTTCAGACAGGACCACTTTGGCAAGTTACTTGAGTTTATTGAACACAATTTATCTTTGGCGGTATGGTTCCTTATGGGGGTTCTTGCCCCAAAATTAATTGAACATATACAAGAGCTTTAACATTAACCTTCTGAAACCATCAGCTTGGAAATACATAGACAATTAAGACACTTAGTAATGTCTTTAAAAGCGAACACGGTAATCGTGTAGATATTGCAGTGGGACGTCTATACTGTAGCTTGGCTCTCTCAGCAGTGAGGTCCACGCCAGCCGGGActtgaaaacagtaatatgctCATGCTTAAAATGGGAAGGGAGGGAGGGTTGCGAGCAGTTTGAGCATACTTACCGAGCAGTAATGCCACGTATATATGTCTGTGTCTAATAGGAGAATGGTAGTGATTGGAGCGATTTGACAGCTGACCGCATCAGCTGGTCGCAGCACTATGCCTACGTGGCCTGACTGAACTAACGCTGCGCTCGATTAAAATGATAGAATTACGGTAAATGGCTggaaccacagctgccagtattttactgtgaaattacAGCGCAGTTGTAAAATGGAAAAACGGTATTGAAACCGTAAAACGGAAAAACGGTGTTGAAACTGTAAAATGGAAAAACAGTGTtgaaactgtaaaattacagtaaatggctggaaccacagctgccagtattttaccgtaaatttacGGGTAAATTTTTTATAGTtatgcacgattaatcattaaaagaacGCAaccttattcctaaatgacaatgcGATTCGgttgtctattaaacctttgaaatTACGATCATACCGGAATATTTAAACCTGCTTTTGCATTGTCACTGAAAGCAGTGGTCATGTAAGCTATATGTtttaaacagcttcacaaagtGTTTTCAGCAACACACTATTGCTACTTCtgttttgcaaacattaaataataaccCAAGTATTGCAAAAACAATTTATAGTCCGAATATACACTGATTTCAgcaataaaaatgtgtaaatgacCTTTGAAACTAATGTTATTACACTGTTCTGCCGTAGAGCTAAACAgctgagttttaccatttttgaaTCCATGGTCAggtggtaccacttttagcatagtttAGCATAGTTCATTAAATCTGATTAAACCTTTAGCATCTTGCTTAAacatgaccaaagagtttcgatatttttcctatttaaaacttgactcttctgtagttacatcgtttACTTagactgacggaaaatgaaaagttgcgattttctaggccgatatgactaggaactatactctcattccggcgtaataatcaaggaactttgatGCTGttccatggctgcagcaggtgcaatgatattacgcagtgtcacaaatgtctccatggttgcaaggcaggctccctgtgcaagcaggggctcacaggcgctgcgtaatatcattgcgcctgctgcacagAATGAATCTAAGTAATTTGGGTACACATTAAGATTTGTTTATAATATCAAATTCATCACATTTTTACAGCTGTTCACCTTATGTTCCAAGCCGTGTTTCAGTGAAGGGCAAGAGTCGTTTTTTCTACTACACTATTCACTGTTTACACCGTAAATGTTTTGTCAGGTAACTTAAAATgtgaatgataaaataattaaatattacagaTCTAAATATGATAACCAAATAGATTTTATTCAACTAAAAATATTGAATAAGGctatataaaaaacaattatagaAGTTATAAAAACATAGGCTACATGAACGTTTGACAAAAATGGAAGTGTAGGCAATGTAACAGCACAATgcaattatttagtttttacaagtaaaataatcagaaatagaaaacagatatcagaaaacagatatatttaaacataaaatataataaaatgcaaatattaaaaaaaacaataaacaaaaaaatctacaaTGTTATTCTTTAAAATGCAATGCataattaaatgaattttaaaggTAGAAATAATGTTTCAGAGCTCAGACTTTGTTGTTTTAATACTCAAACTTCATTTGAATATTTCTTTGCTCCTTGAAATAGAGACGTTCTCTTATCACTCATTCATGTAGACAAACATCCCTTTTTGCACACAATCTTAAGGTTAAACAGCAAAAGCAAGCATTGCAAGAGCAAGAAAATAAGTAtagtataaaaaatacaaatataaactgACAGaacttaattataataaaatgattaaatgatgtaaatcagataataataatatgaataaatgattaaatgatgtaaatcaaataatatgaataataaatgataaaataagtcAAATGAGAATTACATAAATGACTAATGATTATAAGTgattaaaaagttaaatcatatcaaaaacaaagaaaataaaaagacacaGAGGTTGTTATTGAGAATTCTTAGATCCGTCAAAAGCATTTATCCAAACTCTGAATAGCATCTTGTTTTTTATGATTTCTCCATTCATCTGGAATCTCACCACTCCCCTCAAATGTTTTCTTGTAGTATTTTTCCAGATCTTTCTGGAATCTGCACACAAACCACTTCCAGTAGGGCAGTTCAGAGAGGTCAGGTGTGATGCTCCACTTCGCAAAAACTCCTCCTGCTTTTCTGTATTCTCTCCAGAGGACTTTATCATCTGAGGCATTGGGATAAAAAGATTTATCACTTGCTACTGCTGATGTGCAGATGCTAGTAGACAGGTTTGTTGTTCTTCTATAAAACCACCCATTCAGTCCATTAACACGATGGAAAGGAACAATGTGATCTCCATCATGGTTTTCAATGGTTTTGGTGCAGATGGCTGCACAGAATGGACACTGAACCCAACAGCACTGACAGAAGTGATCAATCAGAAGCTCATCTGGTCTTTCCTTAAGGTCCAGTTTTTCATCAAATGTCTCTCTGTTAATTCTGCTGATATCAGACATTATAACAGAAAGTTTGTTTCTTATCACATCTTCTAGGAGGTTGAAATCATCAACATCATCATGATTCACTCCACTGAGGTCTTTTTCAGAGAAGATCAGCACATCTGAGAGCTGCTGTGTGAAACGCTTCAACCACAAACCAACATCTCCTCTGTTCACTTGAACATGTTCAGTAGATTCATGTGCTGCTTTCATGATCTTCTGCTGCAGGAGTTCAATGTTCTTCTTCATCTTGGgtaaaacactgacactgaactCAGTGATGTACCGACTGACTTCATCTCTGATGAAGCTCTTGAAGTGATCTCTGGGATTATCAATGTAGTTCATGTATTTGTCAAAATTCTCCTCATTTGCCAGTTTTGTGAGGATGTGTTTCTCCAGATTGGATCTGTTTCCATTCAGTGATTCACAGTTTGATCTCATTTCATCTGCCAAATCTCTGGCAGTCTTCTTGTAGACACTCTGCTCAATGGGCTCTTTCAGTTTCTGACAGATGATCTCACCAAAAATGGCAGCTGATGTTGCGCCATGACAGTTTTTCTCGAAAATACTGTAGTACTCTTCTCTCTTCtttttaacatatattacaGGATCATTGGCTTTCCTGAACAGTCCATGTTGGTCAGTGATAATCTTCTTTGCTCTCTTACAGATGGAAAAAACCAAATCAATGAAGAATTCATTCTTGAACACATATTTCACTGATTCTTCTTCATGTTTTGTAACTCTTGACTTGATGGTAACTGTGAGTTTTTGAATGCAGCTGATGTTGTAGCCCATCTTTGGAATGTTAAATGATTGAATCTCTTTGGCTGTTTGGTGATCAATATCTATGACTAATGATCTTATTTGAGCTTCATCCTCTTCAGATAGAGAACCGTAATCTAACATCGCTTTATCCTTCTCTGTAACTCTTGATTTTTTCACATACTCCGAATAACTGGACACAGAAAAAATATCACCGCTCTTACTGCATTGGTCGACAGAAACACTTCCATAGATGTCACTGAGGATCTCTCTCACATCTTTCATTATGTCAATATCTTTGATTGCAGGAGTGTCTCTGATGATCTCCTGCACACTCTGTTcccaaaacaaatcaaactctTTCTTCAGTGTTTTTTCATCATTTGCTTTGTTTCTGAGTTCTAAGGCAAGCTTTTTGCTCTTTTCAATGAGAGTGTTTTCATGATGTGTCCTCTGATCATCAATCTCCTTCTTCAGGTGTCGCTGCTGAAGAATCTCAGTTAATTTCCTCTTGGTTTCTTCCACAATGTTTCCCTGAAGCTCATTGATTCTGATTTCAAATGATGTTTTCCAGTGAATCAGTATATGTTTATCTTTATCTTTCTCAAAGAAATCTAAAATTGATTTTTCCACTTCTTCACTTGTCTTCTTCAGTTCTCTTTGAAGATCAGTTTCATCAACCTCGTGAATGgctttattttctattttgttgtgTAGTTTGTTCTCAGTTTCCTTCATGGTAGTGTGAAGATTCCAGGACCACTTGTTGTATTCGGACTCCAGTCTCCTGTAGGCTGCAATCTCCAGAGAATTTCTGAAGCTGAAGACAAATCGTTCCTTCAGTAAAGCTTCCCAGAGATCTTTAACACGATCTTTTAAGTCTGTCAACATCATTCCATGTGATATTGAGGCATGAGACATAATAGTTGTCTTTAGTTCTTGTACATTCTTGCAGTAGTTTGGGTTTGGTGGTGCCATGGGTGGGCTGCCCTCCCAGAGCTGAGCAAAATACTTCACATCTTTCTGAACATCAAATCTAATGACATCACTGAAACATTCTGCATCACAGTCTTCAGTGAGTTTTGTCATTTCATCCAGTGTCTCCTGCAGTCGTCTCCTTCCCTCCATGTTTTTCTCTCCAGCTGTGACATCTGAAATGTTctgatgcacaaacacacagctgggATTCAGTCTGACCTTCTTCATCCTCATGAAGGCCTGAACAACAATCTGAAGAATGTCCTGCATCTCAGATGGGTTTTCTCCAAAGATATTGATCAATGTTAGATTTCCAAGACCACCAACAAATGTTGCCAGTTCATTGTCATGATCTCTTGTTGATTTTCCAGCCAGTTCTAGAGCATGAAGGCCCTCAGTATCAACAACCAGAATATAGTCAAAGTTCAACTGTGTTTTCATCTCATCTGACACTTTGACCAGCTGCATGAAAGCTCCTCTGGTGCACCTGCCAGCACTGACGGCAAACTGGAGTCCAAACATGGCATTCAGCATGGTGGATTTCCCAGAGTTCTGAATCCCTAAAACTGACAGCACAAAGACTCTCTGGTCTCCCAGTTTCTTGATGAGTTCATCTAGAACAGCAGAGATCCAGATCAGAGGAACATGCGCAGCATCTCCATCCATCAGCTCCAGTGGAAATCCAGAGATCATCATCGCCGCTGCACGACTCGGGAGAGAAGAGAAGTGAACCTGCAAATCTTTCTTGTTCTTCCTCACAGATGAACATGATTCATATATTTGGCCGATCTCCCTCATGATGTGCTCCATACCAAAGGTTGCAGCTTGAAGCTCTTCAGATATTTTCTCAAGTTCAGTTTGTTCAGTCTTGAGTTGCTCAGATTTATCATGACTCTCTTTTAGTTTTACAACTGTTGACCACTTTTCATTATACTTGTGGTGTAGAGCTGAAAGGTCAGCTGAGATATATTCATCCAGGAGAATTCTGAGCCATTTAAGAAAAAACATATCATGTTTATCATTAGAGGTCATTTCTTCAATAAAGAATTTCATAAATCCTCCACTGTTAGATTCATGTTGCTGTGTACGGATGTTAttcatctctgttttttttctacttatTTCCATTTCTGACATATCTGCTTGAGGTCGATGTAGTTCTTTGTTCTTCTGACTCCACTGATGCCACAGTTTCCCCTGATGAGGCAGAAATGATTCTTTGATTTCTGTCAGATCTTTCTTCTCCAGTAAACTCATCATCTGCTgtgctgcttctcttcctctccTGCAGTCTTCATCATTTTCCTCATCTACTCTGATATCTGAGTGTTTAGACACGTCTTTAAGTGTGAAAATGGAAGATGATTCTGAGAGACAATCATTTATAACTCTTCTGAGTTCTTCAGATACATCTGATTGATTTCTGTCTTTCAGACCAATCTTGAATTTCCCTTTCTTCATCTTCACTACAGTAGATTCCTCCTCCGTAAATAGACAAATAAGCGGCTTTGTGATTCTGAACAGGTTCTGGATCTTTTCTGCACTTCTGTCATTCATGTCCAGCTGTGGCAGAAGAACAACATTGACTGAGGCCATTTCAGTGAGGATCTCCAGCTGTTTCTCATGGTCTCCTACATCACCGTGTAGATTACAGAACGCAACACAGTCATTGAATTTATCATCATATGATCCAGAGGGGCAGAACCAGGCGATCTCCACCACTCCATCCATCAGGACTCTGGTTCTGCTGCTGCCTGGGCAGTTCCTGTGGAAGAACGTGTTGTGTTTCTCATTGATCAGACTGTTCATCAGCTGAGACTTGGATGAAGACACAGAGCCAAACCTGAAGAAAGACACCATTGGAGTTTGTGCCTTGTAGATCGGCTGGTTTTGACTGATGATTTCATTGTTGATGTTTCTCATCTTCCAGCTCTTGTTGATTTGTCTGAATGTCCAGAGAGGAAACTCAATCTGTTGTGTGAATGGATCAGGAACAAGCAGAGGCAGAGCGTACTGACACTGGGACAGTTTAGTGACTATCAGCTGCTTCAGGAAACCATCAGCACAATGAAAGACGGCCATCTGAACATCCATCGGGTGAATGAGATCAAACTGACTTTTTCCTTCATTAGACAATGACACTACTTTGAATATATCTCCAATGTCTTCAGATGAGTTTGTGTGTCTTTGTTGTGTTCTATCATGTTCACTGGCCTTATTAACATTTATGTATCTTGCTCTGTAGTTCATCATCAGTAGTTTTTGTAGGAAAGTCTGAATCAGCTCCTCCTCAGCACAAGACTCGTGGGTCTGTAATGAATGTTTAGTTATCTGAAGAACATCTGCAGCTCTCAGTTTGTTGTTCCTGTGAAGATGAAGTCTGTGAAATAGATGCTCCATTTCTTTACTTTCACTCTTTTCCTGCTGTAGGTCTTGATCTCCTGCTGCTCCAGGGTCTATGTTATCTCTCTGTTTAATAGACCAGTaataacagatttattttgtttaattcacATGGAATCATATTCAGTATTGATAATGAGAAAGGCCATGTGATTGTGTCAATgctttttcttttaaacttcCCCCCGTTACAGAAGTGCAAGTCTAAATTCACTGCAATTAGGCCTTCAGTCGGGTCACATATTCAAATAAGCAAGATTGTGATGGATCAATTAATGTTTGGCCATCAAGTTTCATCTGTAAATTTCATTTATGATCAAACATTACTTGATCAATCACAAACTTGCTTATTTGATTATATGACACAACTGAATCCCACTATGTATGAATGGAGTTTGCCCATCACTGTCAGTGTAATGTGTGTATAATGTGTAAAGTAGACATGAAAGGGAAGTTGCaattgtcttttcttccctattgtgaggTATATGAGTTGACACATTGGATAGGTTATTATAGGCAAGATGCTAGCATTCTCTCTAGACAGTGTTAGCCTACTCAGTTGCTTACTCTTGAAACATAGCAACACAGCTAAAATGTGTCTAGTATGTCTTTACAGTTCGCGTTTAACTGTTgaaaaaatatgctttatttttgtaattccacTAGGTGCCACTGGGATCGCAGAACTTGGTTAGTTTTAAACTTTTTGCAACTTTCTGATGAAAGATTCTGATTTTGTTTGGTGTCATTTTACAGCTTGCAAACTGAACATAAATGTGATTAATTCAATAGAGATGGTCAAGCAAGCTAAAATGCCACTGTCTCTGAACCTGAGTTTATTGAAGGATGGACAAGTTCAAAACTATGTGCATCAATAAGTGATTCAATATAGTATTGTATTTCATATGAAAGAGTGTCAACATCATGTATCTGATATGctttatgtacagtatgtgtgtcttatttaaatctcttcatcatataaagcaatcatgtctctTAAGAGGACTATATGgtcatttcaaatatattacttttacaatgtttttatgaactttttgaagttggAATGTTCTTTGAAACTTAGACTTTGATAGTCTGAGTGAACAATAATGAGGATACAGCATCCAATTTCaattataggcctattaaaTACCTGTTAAACActttggcccggtttcacagacagggcttagcctaagccaggattagtccttagttcaattaagatatttaagtatcttttataaatgtacactaaaaaaaacattactggtgtgcatcttgagacaaaacaattgcagtgacatattttaagaaatgtcagtagaagttgctttcagtt contains:
- the LOC127509337 gene encoding interferon-induced very large GTPase 1-like, which translates into the protein MEHLFHRLHLHRNNKLRAADVLQITKHSLQTHESCAEEELIQTFLQKLLMMNYRARYINVNKASEHDRTQQRHTNSSEDIGDIFKVVSLSNEGKSQFDLIHPMDVQMAVFHCADGFLKQLIVTKLSQCQYALPLLVPDPFTQQIEFPLWTFRQINKSWKMRNINNEIISQNQPIYKAQTPMVSFFRFGSVSSSKSQLMNSLINEKHNTFFHRNCPGSSRTRVLMDGVVEIAWFCPSGSYDDKFNDCVAFCNLHGDVGDHEKQLEILTEMASVNVVLLPQLDMNDRSAEKIQNLFRITKPLICLFTEEESTVVKMKKGKFKIGLKDRNQSDVSEELRRVINDCLSESSSIFTLKDVSKHSDIRVDEENDEDCRRGREAAQQMMSLLEKKDLTEIKESFLPHQGKLWHQWSQKNKELHRPQADMSEMEISRKKTEMNNIRTQQHESNSGGFMKFFIEEMTSNDKHDMFFLKWLRILLDEYISADLSALHHKYNEKWSTVVKLKESHDKSEQLKTEQTELEKISEELQAATFGMEHIMREIGQIYESCSSVRKNKKDLQVHFSSLPSRAAAMMISGFPLELMDGDAAHVPLIWISAVLDELIKKLGDQRVFVLSVLGIQNSGKSTMLNAMFGLQFAVSAGRCTRGAFMQLVKVSDEMKTQLNFDYILVVDTEGLHALELAGKSTRDHDNELATFVGGLGNLTLINIFGENPSEMQDILQIVVQAFMRMKKVRLNPSCVFVHQNISDVTAGEKNMEGRRRLQETLDEMTKLTEDCDAECFSDVIRFDVQKDVKYFAQLWEGSPPMAPPNPNYCKNVQELKTTIMSHASISHGMMLTDLKDRVKDLWEALLKERFVFSFRNSLEIAAYRRLESEYNKWSWNLHTTMKETENKLHNKIENKAIHEVDETDLQRELKKTSEEVEKSILDFFEKDKDKHILIHWKTSFEIRINELQGNIVEETKRKLTEILQQRHLKKEIDDQRTHHENTLIEKSKKLALELRNKANDEKTLKKEFDLFWEQSVQEIIRDTPAIKDIDIMKDVREILSDIYGSVSVDQCSKSGDIFSVSSYSEYVKKSRVTEKDKAMLDYGSLSEEDEAQIRSLVIDIDHQTAKEIQSFNIPKMGYNISCIQKLTVTIKSRVTKHEEESVKYVFKNEFFIDLVFSICKRAKKIITDQHGLFRKANDPVIYVKKKREEYYSIFEKNCHGATSAAIFGEIICQKLKEPIEQSVYKKTARDLADEMRSNCESLNGNRSNLEKHILTKLANEENFDKYMNYIDNPRDHFKSFIRDEVSRYITEFSVSVLPKMKKNIELLQQKIMKAAHESTEHVQVNRGDVGLWLKRFTQQLSDVLIFSEKDLSGVNHDDVDDFNLLEDVIRNKLSVIMSDISRINRETFDEKLDLKERPDELLIDHFCQCCWVQCPFCAAICTKTIENHDGDHIVPFHRVNGLNGWFYRRTTNLSTSICTSAVASDKSFYPNASDDKVLWREYRKAGGVFAKWSITPDLSELPYWKWFVCRFQKDLEKYYKKTFEGSGEIPDEWRNHKKQDAIQSLDKCF